In a genomic window of Sphingomonas lutea:
- a CDS encoding hemolysin family protein, with translation MSDQLLPLPWLDIVIILGLVLLNGLFAMSELAIVSSREARLRALAKNGSSGAKCALSLAAEPGRFLSTVQIGITLIGVLNGAYSGASLGEPAAQRLELLGLDPDTAETAGFGLVIVVVTYLSLIVGELVPKQFALRSPEPIAVLVARPMRWLSKLTAPFVWLLDRTSIAIFKLLGFDRESKNQVTAEELHLVVAEAQTAGVLEESERAIISGIVRLADRPVREVMTPRTDVDWIDVGASPAEIRQELLDNPHSRIPVADGSIENIVGVIQTRDVLAAQIRGEELDLKRLCRTAPVIPDLMDAMDALAVLRAADVPLALVHDEYGHLDGIVTPGSILAALAGTFAHDVEQGEEPPLIEREDGSWLVSGAASADVLSDRLGVRMPEEREYSTVAGFALSVLKHLPEVGETFKHDGWLFEIVDLDGRKIDKLIASRPKRRKADAEAQAVG, from the coding sequence ATGAGCGATCAGCTGCTTCCCCTTCCCTGGCTCGACATTGTCATCATCCTCGGACTGGTCCTGCTCAACGGACTGTTCGCGATGAGCGAGCTTGCCATCGTCTCGTCGCGCGAGGCGCGGCTCCGCGCGCTTGCCAAGAACGGCAGCAGCGGCGCCAAATGCGCCTTGTCGCTGGCGGCGGAGCCCGGCCGGTTCCTGTCGACCGTCCAGATCGGCATCACCCTCATCGGCGTGCTCAACGGCGCCTATTCTGGCGCAAGCCTGGGTGAGCCCGCAGCACAGCGGCTCGAGCTCCTCGGGCTTGATCCCGACACGGCGGAGACCGCGGGTTTCGGTCTGGTGATCGTGGTCGTCACCTATCTTTCGCTGATCGTCGGCGAGCTGGTGCCAAAGCAATTTGCGTTGCGCTCGCCCGAGCCGATCGCCGTGCTCGTGGCGCGCCCGATGCGCTGGCTGTCGAAGCTGACCGCGCCGTTCGTCTGGCTGCTCGACCGAACCAGCATCGCGATTTTCAAGTTGCTCGGCTTCGACCGCGAATCGAAGAATCAGGTCACGGCGGAGGAGCTGCATCTGGTCGTCGCCGAAGCGCAGACGGCGGGCGTGCTCGAAGAAAGCGAGCGGGCGATCATATCCGGGATCGTTCGCCTCGCCGACCGCCCGGTGCGCGAAGTCATGACGCCGCGCACCGACGTCGACTGGATCGACGTCGGCGCCAGCCCCGCCGAAATCCGGCAGGAACTGCTCGACAACCCGCACAGCCGAATTCCCGTCGCCGACGGCTCGATCGAAAATATCGTCGGCGTCATTCAAACGCGCGACGTGTTGGCGGCGCAGATTCGCGGCGAGGAGCTGGACCTTAAGCGCCTGTGCCGGACGGCGCCGGTCATTCCCGACTTGATGGATGCGATGGACGCGCTGGCAGTGCTTCGCGCGGCCGACGTTCCGCTTGCCCTGGTGCACGATGAATATGGTCACCTCGATGGCATCGTCACGCCCGGGAGCATCCTCGCGGCGCTCGCCGGGACGTTCGCCCACGATGTCGAGCAGGGCGAGGAGCCGCCGCTGATCGAGCGCGAGGACGGCAGCTGGCTCGTGTCCGGAGCGGCGAGCGCGGATGTCCTAAGCGATCGTCTGGGTGTGCGGATGCCCGAGGAGCGCGAATATTCGACCGTAGCCGGCTTCGCTTTGTCGGTGCTCAAGCATCTTCCTGAGGTTGGCGAGACATTCAAGCATGACGGCTGGTTGTTCGAGATCGTCGATCTCGACGGCCGCAAGATCGACAAGTTGATCGCCTCGCGCCCCAAGCGGCGCAAGGCCGACGCCGAGGCCCAGGCCGTCGGCTAA
- a CDS encoding OmpA family protein, protein MSAAYVSGDVVAGRRARAAKMRAAGIRPLPPAEAPAYLSATEAELRQQTAGIGLDVLRLPDGILIRIPATLTFAPGSADVRPEFGATILEIARTVKGRNRTYVDVFAHTDTTGAAPFNQTLSDRRAAAVAAALSRHGVARARVASRGYGESAPLHNPDITEEQRAANRRVEIRLVPYRSSDAPATGVRRRRS, encoded by the coding sequence TTGAGCGCCGCTTACGTCAGCGGCGACGTTGTCGCGGGCAGACGTGCCCGCGCTGCAAAAATGCGCGCCGCCGGAATTCGTCCGCTTCCACCAGCGGAAGCGCCCGCCTATCTTTCGGCAACGGAAGCCGAGCTTCGGCAACAAACGGCAGGGATCGGCCTCGACGTGCTTCGGCTGCCTGACGGCATCCTCATCCGCATTCCGGCAACACTGACGTTCGCGCCCGGCAGCGCCGACGTGCGGCCGGAATTCGGCGCCACCATCCTGGAAATCGCGCGCACGGTGAAGGGCCGCAACCGCACTTATGTCGATGTGTTCGCGCATACCGACACGACCGGTGCCGCACCGTTCAACCAGACCCTTTCGGACCGGCGCGCGGCGGCGGTAGCTGCCGCATTGTCCCGTCACGGGGTGGCGCGGGCGCGCGTGGCTTCCAGGGGCTATGGCGAATCCGCCCCGCTGCATAATCCCGACATCACGGAAGAGCAGCGCGCAGCGAATCGCCGCGTCGAGATTCGCCTGGTGCCCTATCGTTCAAGCGATGCCCCCGCTACCGGCGTTCGGCGAAGAAGGTCGTAA
- a CDS encoding nucleoside deaminase, whose product MRRALDLAAEAAAAGEVPVGAVVTVGDRVLAESRNAMREGNDPTAHAEIVAIRSAAAKLGTSRLDECILWVTLEPCAMCAAAVSVARMKALRFGAEDPKGGGVVHGPRIFTQPTCHHRPDVLGGIGEAEAAALLTTFFAERR is encoded by the coding sequence ATGCGCCGAGCCCTTGACCTCGCCGCCGAAGCCGCGGCTGCGGGGGAAGTGCCGGTTGGTGCGGTGGTCACGGTTGGGGATCGCGTTCTCGCCGAATCGCGCAATGCGATGCGTGAGGGGAATGACCCCACAGCGCATGCGGAAATCGTCGCGATCCGCAGTGCCGCGGCTAAGCTCGGGACCTCACGCCTCGACGAATGCATCTTGTGGGTGACGCTTGAGCCATGCGCGATGTGCGCCGCGGCAGTCTCGGTTGCTCGCATGAAGGCGCTGCGGTTCGGTGCCGAAGATCCCAAGGGCGGGGGCGTGGTCCACGGTCCGCGCATCTTTACGCAGCCGACCTGCCACCACCGGCCTGACGTATTGGGCGGGATTGGCGAGGCGGAAGCCGCGGCGCTGCTTACGACCTTCTTCGCCGAACGCCGGTAG
- the rpmB gene encoding 50S ribosomal protein L28: MSRVCELTGKGRQVGNNVSHANNKTKRTFLPNLQNVTLISDSLERSVKLRVSTHGLRSVEHVGGLDNWLKKTSDDKLSPKVRKLKREIGKKQAAQPAA, encoded by the coding sequence ATGTCGCGCGTTTGCGAGCTGACCGGCAAGGGCCGGCAGGTGGGCAACAATGTTTCCCACGCCAATAACAAGACCAAGCGGACCTTTCTGCCCAACCTGCAGAATGTCACGTTGATCTCCGATTCGCTGGAGCGCAGCGTCAAGCTTCGCGTCTCGACCCACGGCCTGCGTTCGGTCGAGCATGTCGGCGGCCTGGACAATTGGCTGAAGAAGACCAGCGACGACAAGCTCAGCCCGAAGGTGCGCAAGCTCAAGCGGGAAATCGGCAAGAAGCAGGCGGCCCAGCCCGCGGCTTAA
- a CDS encoding esterase-like activity of phytase family protein: MKIELAPVQLPATAGPLRVAGAWRLTGDDPRFGGISAMAIHEKALLAVTDSGAVVRFAKPAGKRVAAIITDVPDGPGDPQFKRARDAESLVRDPAGRGWWVGFENRHSLWLFDLRFERALARINLGRGIRDRNGGIEGMAADGEALLAFPERGNRVLRLLDGPVRQLPIVNPRGRITDAMMLGGGRVAVIERRWTVFGFRNRLGILEPSGAGFRYAAAVRLPVSPIDNVEALTAERLANGTIRFWMMTDDNYHAPMRTLLIAFDLPPQRPAS; the protein is encoded by the coding sequence GTGAAGATCGAACTTGCCCCGGTTCAGTTGCCCGCGACGGCAGGCCCGTTGCGCGTGGCCGGCGCATGGCGATTGACCGGCGACGATCCGCGCTTCGGCGGGATTTCGGCGATGGCCATTCATGAAAAGGCGCTGCTGGCGGTAACCGATTCGGGCGCAGTCGTCCGATTCGCCAAGCCCGCCGGGAAGCGCGTCGCCGCAATCATCACCGACGTGCCCGACGGTCCGGGCGACCCGCAGTTCAAGCGCGCGCGCGATGCCGAAAGCCTGGTGCGCGATCCCGCCGGGCGCGGCTGGTGGGTCGGGTTCGAAAATCGCCACAGCCTGTGGCTGTTTGATTTGCGGTTCGAGCGCGCGCTCGCGCGGATCAACCTGGGCCGCGGCATTCGGGATCGGAATGGGGGCATTGAAGGCATGGCGGCCGATGGGGAGGCGCTATTGGCTTTTCCCGAACGCGGAAACCGCGTCCTGCGATTGCTGGACGGGCCGGTGCGCCAGCTCCCCATCGTCAATCCGCGCGGGCGGATCACTGATGCAATGATGCTTGGCGGGGGCCGGGTCGCGGTGATCGAACGTCGCTGGACCGTCTTCGGCTTCCGCAACAGGCTCGGCATTCTCGAACCGTCGGGCGCGGGTTTTCGCTACGCCGCCGCGGTGCGCCTGCCGGTCTCGCCGATCGACAATGTCGAAGCGCTTACCGCCGAACGGCTGGCGAATGGGACGATCCGGTTCTGGATGATGACCGACGACAATTATCACGCGCCCATGCGGACGCTGCTCATCGCCTTCGACCTGCCGCCGCAGCGGCCGGCGAGTTAA
- the cobT gene encoding cobaltochelatase subunit CobT, with translation MAERIDLFRRALAGATRALARDPEADVVFASDAAPASGKTARVPSPGPGLEDRLVAEARGAADALALRLRHHDPRLHSAHAPIDPEARAVFDALEAARVEALGSKAMAGVRDNLTQLTEARVRGDAITRARNAEEVPLATAVGLIARERLSGQAPPKAALPGLGLVAPWIEEKAGGDFDGLALTLDDQAAFAALSRRLLEDLELAVAEDPTADAPEDSGDDEDADEGGTEETADQGEEGTPAGSDADVRGEQAEDGSADEQGSDQMEMGEDQSLAGDELSDNVFASQGRRNWDLAPPTAYKPFTTRFDEVVDAFDLCDEEELARLRSYLDQQMAGLQNVVARLANRLQRRLLAQQARSWDFDQEEGILDAARLARVVVSPGHSLSYKVERDTEFKDTVVSILIDNSGSMRGRPIAIAAICADILTRTLERCGVATEVLGFTTRGWKGGQSRELWLADGRPAAPGRLNDLRHIIYKTADEPYRHARRQLGLMMREGLLKENIDGEALLWAHNRLIGRAEERRILMVISDGAPVDDSTASANGGSYLERHLRQVIDWIEKRSTVELLAIGIGHDVTRYYSRAVTIMDAEQLGGAMIDQLAQLFEDA, from the coding sequence GTGGCCGAGCGGATCGACCTGTTCCGCCGCGCCCTCGCCGGGGCAACGCGGGCCCTTGCCAGGGATCCCGAAGCCGACGTCGTCTTCGCATCGGACGCCGCGCCCGCATCGGGCAAGACCGCGCGCGTGCCGTCCCCGGGTCCGGGTCTGGAAGATCGGCTGGTGGCCGAAGCGCGCGGCGCCGCCGATGCGCTCGCGCTGCGTCTCCGTCACCACGATCCCCGGCTCCACAGCGCGCATGCCCCGATCGATCCCGAAGCGCGCGCAGTATTTGACGCGCTCGAGGCGGCTCGGGTCGAAGCCCTGGGGTCGAAGGCGATGGCCGGGGTCCGCGACAATCTCACGCAACTCACCGAAGCGCGCGTGCGCGGCGACGCCATCACGCGGGCGCGCAATGCCGAGGAAGTGCCGCTGGCGACCGCGGTCGGGCTGATTGCGCGTGAACGCCTGTCGGGCCAGGCACCGCCCAAGGCGGCGTTACCGGGGTTGGGCCTGGTCGCACCGTGGATCGAGGAGAAGGCGGGCGGCGATTTCGACGGTCTCGCGCTGACCCTGGACGACCAGGCGGCGTTCGCTGCGCTGTCGCGGCGCCTGCTCGAGGATCTCGAGCTTGCCGTGGCCGAGGACCCTACCGCCGACGCCCCGGAGGATTCGGGCGACGACGAGGATGCGGACGAGGGCGGAACCGAAGAGACGGCCGATCAGGGCGAAGAGGGGACGCCGGCCGGCAGCGACGCCGATGTCCGCGGCGAGCAGGCGGAGGACGGCTCGGCGGACGAGCAGGGGTCCGACCAGATGGAGATGGGCGAGGACCAGTCGCTCGCCGGGGACGAGCTCAGCGACAATGTCTTCGCCTCGCAGGGGCGACGCAATTGGGACCTTGCCCCGCCGACCGCTTACAAGCCCTTCACCACCCGCTTCGATGAGGTCGTCGATGCCTTCGACCTGTGCGACGAGGAAGAGCTGGCGCGGCTGCGGTCCTACCTCGACCAGCAGATGGCGGGCTTGCAGAATGTCGTCGCCCGCCTCGCCAACCGGCTGCAGCGGCGGCTGCTGGCGCAGCAGGCGCGCAGCTGGGATTTCGACCAGGAGGAAGGAATTCTCGACGCCGCGCGGCTCGCGCGGGTCGTCGTCAGTCCCGGCCATTCGCTGTCGTACAAGGTCGAGCGCGATACCGAGTTCAAGGACACCGTGGTCTCGATCCTCATCGACAATAGCGGGTCGATGCGCGGGCGGCCGATCGCCATCGCCGCTATCTGCGCCGACATCCTGACGCGCACGCTGGAGCGCTGCGGAGTCGCGACCGAAGTGCTCGGCTTCACCACCCGCGGCTGGAAGGGCGGGCAGAGCCGCGAGCTGTGGTTGGCCGACGGCCGGCCGGCGGCGCCGGGGCGGCTCAACGACCTCCGGCACATCATCTACAAGACCGCGGACGAGCCTTACCGGCATGCGCGGCGGCAGCTCGGGCTGATGATGCGCGAAGGCTTGCTCAAGGAGAATATCGACGGCGAGGCACTGCTCTGGGCGCACAATCGCCTCATCGGCCGGGCCGAGGAGCGGCGCATCCTGATGGTCATTTCCGACGGCGCGCCGGTCGACGATTCGACTGCCTCGGCCAATGGCGGAAGCTATCTGGAGCGCCACCTGCGGCAGGTCATCGATTGGATCGAGAAAAGATCGACGGTCGAACTGCTGGCAATCGGCATCGGGCACGACGTCACGCGCTACTACAGCCGGGCGGTGACGATCATGGACGCCGAGCAATTGGGCGGCGCGATGATCGACCAGCTGGCGCAGCTGTTCGAAGACGCTTGA
- the cobS gene encoding cobaltochelatase subunit CobS encodes MTDLPNVQPESRAETLMAAPDKIVTVRDMFGVDSDMEVPAFSEADERVPDLDPTYVFDPDTTLAVCAGFAKNRRVMVQGYHGTGKSTHIEQIAARLNWPMIRINLDAHISRIDLVGRDAIVLRDGQQVTEFREGLLPWALQHPVALVFDEYDAGRPDVMFVIQRVLEAEGKLTLLDQNRVIRPNPWFRLFATTNTVGLGDTTGLYHGTQAINQGQMDRWNIVTTLNYLPAAVEAQIVLAKSGEYDEPGGKATVDKMIKVADLSRQGFMNGDISTVMSPRTVISWAQNAHIFGDVGYAFRVSFLNKCDETERALIAEYYQRVFGQDLPESVAAKAG; translated from the coding sequence ATGACCGACCTGCCCAACGTCCAGCCTGAAAGCCGCGCCGAAACACTCATGGCGGCGCCCGACAAGATCGTCACCGTGCGCGACATGTTCGGAGTCGATTCGGACATGGAAGTGCCGGCCTTTAGCGAGGCGGACGAGCGGGTTCCCGACCTCGACCCGACCTATGTCTTCGACCCCGACACCACGCTCGCCGTTTGTGCCGGCTTCGCCAAGAACCGCCGCGTGATGGTCCAGGGCTATCACGGCACGGGCAAGTCGACGCACATCGAACAGATTGCGGCGCGGCTGAACTGGCCGATGATCCGCATCAACCTCGACGCGCATATCAGCCGCATCGACCTTGTCGGCCGGGACGCGATCGTGCTGCGCGACGGCCAGCAGGTGACCGAATTCCGCGAAGGGCTATTGCCGTGGGCACTGCAGCACCCGGTGGCCCTGGTGTTCGACGAATATGACGCGGGCCGGCCCGACGTGATGTTCGTCATCCAGCGCGTGCTAGAGGCGGAAGGGAAACTGACGCTGCTCGACCAGAACCGCGTCATTCGGCCCAACCCCTGGTTCCGCCTGTTCGCGACCACCAATACCGTGGGCCTGGGCGATACGACCGGTCTCTACCACGGCACGCAGGCGATCAATCAGGGGCAGATGGATCGCTGGAACATTGTCACCACGCTCAACTATTTGCCGGCTGCGGTCGAAGCGCAGATCGTGCTCGCCAAGTCGGGCGAATATGACGAGCCGGGCGGCAAGGCGACGGTCGACAAGATGATCAAGGTCGCCGACCTCAGCCGCCAGGGCTTCATGAACGGCGACATCTCGACCGTGATGAGCCCGCGCACGGTGATCAGCTGGGCGCAGAACGCGCATATCTTCGGCGACGTCGGCTACGCCTTTCGCGTGTCCTTCCTCAACAAGTGCGATGAAACCGAACGCGCGCTGATCGCCGAATATTATCAGCGGGTGTTCGGACAGGACCTGCCCGAAAGCGTGGCCGCGAAAGCGGGCTAG
- a CDS encoding winged helix-turn-helix transcriptional regulator, translated as MKLEKTTKRFKSETKRAYDDACGTAHGLELVGERWALLVLRELMLGPRRFSQLRADLPGISANVLTQRLTELEERGLVVKKRLPPPANVQVYEATEWGLEAEPIVQSLGRWAARSPRHDPTLPISGVSILLSMRTMIDRAKAADLDARIGFAFGDDRYSGHLHGGMIDIVRGGSGPYDLEISADPPANLAAVLYGKAPYELIQWSGDRSLLDRIVDLYHLPPKAPVPGH; from the coding sequence GTGAAGTTAGAAAAAACAACCAAACGGTTCAAATCCGAGACGAAGCGAGCCTATGACGACGCTTGCGGGACGGCGCATGGTCTCGAGCTCGTCGGGGAGCGCTGGGCGTTGCTGGTGTTGCGCGAACTGATGCTCGGCCCGCGCCGCTTCTCTCAGCTGCGCGCGGACCTCCCCGGAATCAGCGCCAACGTGTTGACGCAGCGCCTGACCGAGCTTGAGGAGCGGGGGCTTGTGGTGAAGAAGCGCTTGCCTCCCCCTGCCAATGTGCAGGTTTACGAAGCGACCGAATGGGGGCTGGAGGCTGAGCCGATCGTGCAGAGCCTTGGCCGCTGGGCCGCGCGGAGCCCGCGCCATGATCCGACCCTGCCCATCAGCGGCGTGTCGATCCTGCTGTCGATGCGCACCATGATCGACCGCGCCAAGGCCGCCGATCTCGACGCGCGGATCGGCTTTGCTTTTGGCGACGACCGCTATTCGGGCCATCTTCATGGCGGCATGATCGACATCGTCCGTGGCGGCTCAGGGCCCTACGACCTCGAGATTTCGGCCGACCCCCCGGCCAACCTCGCCGCCGTGCTCTATGGCAAGGCGCCTTACGAATTAATCCAATGGTCGGGCGACCGCTCCCTGCTCGACCGCATCGTCGATCTCTACCATTTGCCGCCCAAAGCCCCGGTCCCCGGCCATTGA
- a CDS encoding VOC family protein: MSRMIFVNLPVADLAKSREFLEALGATNEPKFTDETAACMTISDSIFVMLLTHDKFSQFTPRPIADAKAGSEVLLCLSADSREQVDTTVERAVSAGGTADPGPKQDYGVMYGRSVADPDGHIWEVMWMDPAAAEKGAEAVAAL; encoded by the coding sequence ATGTCGCGGATGATTTTCGTCAACCTGCCGGTGGCCGATCTGGCCAAGTCCCGTGAATTCCTGGAAGCGCTCGGCGCGACCAACGAGCCCAAGTTCACCGACGAGACGGCGGCCTGCATGACGATCAGCGACAGCATCTTCGTCATGCTTCTGACCCACGACAAGTTCAGCCAGTTCACGCCGCGGCCCATCGCCGATGCCAAGGCCGGCTCAGAAGTTCTGCTGTGCCTGTCCGCCGACAGCCGCGAACAGGTCGATACGACGGTAGAACGGGCCGTATCGGCTGGCGGGACGGCTGATCCCGGACCCAAACAGGACTATGGTGTGATGTACGGGCGAAGCGTGGCCGACCCGGATGGCCACATCTGGGAAGTCATGTGGATGGACCCCGCCGCTGCCGAGAAGGGTGCCGAGGCCGTTGCCGCCTTGTGA
- a CDS encoding DUF1428 domain-containing protein: protein MTYFEGFVAAVPEANKEAYRKHAAEAAPIFQEFGVARHVEAWDSDIPEGKVTDFRKAVDAKDDEKIVFAWFEYPDRATRDAVNARMMSDPRMEAMGKDMPFDGKRMIYGGFDAIVEEGSDRGGYTDGFVVPVPEGKQGDYTALAAKMAKTFREKGATRVVEAISDDVPKGDVTDYYRAVKAEVGEKIVFSFIEWPDKATRDAAWKDMMENDPAPGEPMPFDGKRMFWGGFEPIHDTATQGSQQATPVSA, encoded by the coding sequence ATGACCTATTTCGAAGGATTCGTGGCTGCCGTGCCCGAGGCCAACAAGGAGGCCTATCGCAAACATGCCGCCGAAGCTGCGCCGATCTTCCAGGAATTCGGCGTAGCCCGCCATGTCGAGGCTTGGGACAGCGACATCCCCGAAGGCAAGGTCACCGATTTCCGCAAGGCCGTCGATGCCAAGGACGATGAGAAGATCGTCTTCGCCTGGTTCGAGTATCCCGACCGCGCGACGCGTGACGCCGTCAACGCCCGGATGATGAGCGACCCGCGGATGGAAGCCATGGGCAAGGACATGCCGTTCGACGGAAAGCGCATGATCTATGGCGGGTTCGACGCCATCGTCGAAGAGGGCAGCGATCGCGGCGGCTATACCGATGGGTTCGTTGTCCCGGTGCCCGAAGGCAAGCAGGGCGACTACACCGCGCTTGCGGCCAAGATGGCCAAGACCTTCCGCGAAAAAGGCGCGACCCGCGTGGTCGAAGCGATTTCGGATGATGTGCCCAAGGGCGATGTCACCGATTATTATCGCGCGGTGAAGGCCGAGGTTGGCGAGAAGATCGTATTCTCGTTCATCGAATGGCCCGACAAGGCGACTCGCGATGCGGCGTGGAAGGACATGATGGAAAATGACCCCGCGCCCGGCGAGCCGATGCCGTTTGACGGCAAGCGCATGTTCTGGGGCGGCTTCGAGCCGATCCACGACACCGCAACGCAGGGATCGCAGCAGGCGACCCCCGTCTCCGCCTGA
- a CDS encoding VOC family protein: protein MSDVRTDTNAASATRTANSDGGFIWYELMTTDHAAAKRFYDAVVAGWTIATESVAPGMEYRMVGRSDGGNAGGVLTLTEEMQAGGARPMWMGYLHAADVDAKAAAIAADGGTVTMAPWDQPGVGRLAMVTDPSGAAFYLMDPIPPEDEANAVSDVFSVDRPEHVRWNELWSGDPAGAVDFYQRHFGWVQEGDMDMGEMGKYQFVQHNGVMIGAIMPRMPDVPASMWNFYIGVEDIDRGADAVRSGGGQVVNGPMEIPGGEYALNAIDPQGALFGLVGPRKN from the coding sequence ATGAGCGATGTTCGCACCGACACCAACGCCGCGTCAGCGACGCGGACGGCAAATTCGGACGGCGGGTTCATCTGGTACGAGCTGATGACCACGGATCATGCCGCGGCGAAGCGATTTTACGATGCCGTCGTCGCCGGCTGGACGATCGCTACGGAATCGGTGGCGCCGGGCATGGAGTATCGCATGGTCGGCCGTTCCGACGGCGGCAATGCCGGCGGCGTCCTGACCCTGACTGAAGAGATGCAGGCCGGCGGTGCGCGGCCGATGTGGATGGGGTATCTCCATGCCGCCGACGTCGATGCCAAGGCCGCCGCGATCGCGGCCGACGGCGGAACGGTGACGATGGCGCCGTGGGACCAGCCGGGCGTAGGCCGGTTGGCGATGGTCACTGATCCATCGGGCGCCGCTTTCTATTTGATGGACCCGATCCCGCCCGAGGACGAGGCGAACGCCGTCAGCGACGTCTTTTCCGTCGACCGGCCTGAGCATGTTCGCTGGAATGAATTGTGGAGCGGTGACCCCGCCGGCGCGGTCGACTTCTACCAGCGCCACTTCGGCTGGGTGCAGGAAGGCGACATGGATATGGGCGAAATGGGCAAATACCAGTTCGTCCAGCACAACGGCGTGATGATCGGCGCGATCATGCCGCGCATGCCCGACGTCCCCGCCAGCATGTGGAATTTCTACATCGGCGTCGAAGACATCGACCGCGGCGCCGACGCAGTGCGCTCCGGCGGCGGACAGGTGGTCAATGGGCCGATGGAAATCCCCGGCGGCGAATATGCGCTGAACGCGATCGATCCGCAGGGCGCGTTGTTCGGCCTGGTCGGACCGCGCAAGAATTGA
- a CDS encoding VOC family protein, with protein sequence MTNKLTTVLWFDHGEARKAAEFYAATFPDSHVGEAMTAPSDYPDGQAGDELTVDFTVLGRAFSGLNGGPNFKPNESVSFMVVTEDQAETDKYWNAIVGNGGQESECGWCKDKWGYSWQITPRILLEATTHPDKAAAKRAFEAMMTMKKIDVARIEAALAGETTDA encoded by the coding sequence ATGACCAACAAGCTCACTACCGTCCTGTGGTTCGACCATGGTGAAGCGCGCAAGGCCGCCGAATTCTACGCCGCCACTTTTCCCGACAGCCACGTCGGCGAGGCGATGACGGCGCCAAGCGATTATCCCGACGGCCAGGCCGGCGACGAGCTGACGGTCGATTTCACCGTCCTCGGCCGCGCCTTTTCCGGCCTCAACGGCGGTCCGAACTTCAAGCCGAACGAATCGGTCAGCTTCATGGTGGTGACGGAGGACCAGGCGGAAACCGACAAGTATTGGAACGCGATCGTCGGTAACGGCGGCCAGGAAAGCGAATGCGGCTGGTGCAAGGACAAATGGGGCTATTCCTGGCAGATCACCCCGCGCATCCTGCTCGAGGCGACGACGCACCCCGACAAGGCCGCCGCCAAGCGCGCTTTCGAAGCGATGATGACGATGAAGAAGATCGATGTCGCGAGGATCGAAGCAGCGCTCGCGGGCGAAACCACCGATGCGTGA
- a CDS encoding dihydrofolate reductase family protein — translation MQAPGGPEEDVTGGFAKGGWVQPLWSEDMGPFETLIMGDYDLLLGKRTYDIFSGFWPFNQDDPIGAKFQAINKYVLTHSEAPLEWENSHKLAGSSAADAVGELKETEGRDLLIQGSSTLYPPLLSARLIDRLVLITFPIVLGQGKRIFNGSEEPGGFRLMDHHTTDKGVTIATYEPSGDVTTGTFETKTPSEQELERREKMEAGTW, via the coding sequence ATGCAGGCGCCGGGCGGGCCGGAAGAGGATGTCACCGGCGGCTTTGCCAAAGGTGGCTGGGTTCAGCCCTTATGGAGCGAGGACATGGGGCCGTTCGAAACGCTGATCATGGGCGACTATGATCTGCTGCTCGGAAAGCGGACCTACGACATCTTCTCGGGCTTCTGGCCCTTTAATCAGGACGATCCGATCGGCGCCAAATTCCAGGCGATCAACAAGTACGTGCTGACCCATTCCGAGGCTCCGCTTGAATGGGAGAATAGCCATAAGCTCGCCGGAAGCAGCGCCGCCGACGCCGTCGGGGAACTCAAGGAAACCGAAGGTCGCGACCTTCTCATCCAAGGGAGCAGCACGCTCTATCCGCCGCTGCTTTCCGCGCGCCTGATCGACCGGCTGGTCCTGATCACGTTCCCGATTGTGCTGGGACAGGGCAAGCGCATCTTTAACGGCTCCGAGGAGCCGGGCGGGTTCAGGCTCATGGATCATCACACCACCGACAAGGGCGTGACGATCGCCACCTACGAGCCGTCCGGGGATGTGACGACGGGAACGTTCGAAACAAAGACGCCGAGCGAGCAGGAGCTTGAACGGCGCGAGAAAATGGAAGCGGGAACCTGGTGA